The following coding sequences are from one Penaeus monodon isolate SGIC_2016 chromosome 21, NSTDA_Pmon_1, whole genome shotgun sequence window:
- the LOC119586662 gene encoding uncharacterized protein LOC119586662 (The sequence of the model RefSeq protein was modified relative to this genomic sequence to represent the inferred CDS: added 72 bases not found in genome assembly) → MQSVAVCVLVLAAGVSAVPPAGGFAASPWTDTSMCSPTDPPATCQLKKGQCFPLSTVFSPKGGPVKAITSCANVTGTVLGPQFYTSIGMAFASGNPESMADMVSSDPEQVTVMRFCFVNATGLLNSDLVTLNRTAVATSVASAFTTPALAAAVVSAVDTCPEPVNYQLADFISCLKAACMANVVVPPTMGGGPFMGPSSSMGSSPFPMKSPYMGSPYMGSPSGFKPFSPYMGSPFAMKTPPVMGAKPAMKLHPMGQPHNSPMGTSDPPTSTQA, encoded by the exons ATGCAGTCGGTcgcagtgtgtgtgttggtcctcGCGGCTGGGGTGTCGGCTGTCCCGCCTGCAGGAGGTTTCGCGGCCTCGCCTTGGACTGACA CCTCGATGTGTTCCCCGACGGACCCCCCGGCGACGTGCCAGCTGAAGAAGGGCCAGTGCTTCCCCCTGAGCACAGTGTTCTCCCCCAAGGGCGGCCCCGTCAAGGCCATCACCTCCTGCGCCAACGTCACCGGCACTGTCCTCGGCCCGCAGTTCTACACGAGCATTG GCATGGCATTCGCCTCGGGCAACCCAGAGAGCATGGCCGACATGGTTTCTTCTGACCCCGAACAAGTCACTGTCATGCGGTTCTGCTTCGTGAATGCCACGGGTCTG CTGAACAGCGACTTGGTGACGCTAAACCGCA ACACGTGCCCCGAGCCCGTCAACTACCAGCTCGCCGACTTCATCTCCTGCTTGAAAGCTGCCTGCATGGCGAACGTGGTCGTGCCTCCCACCATGGGCGGAGGGCCGTTCATGGGACCCTCATCGAGCATGGGGTCCTCGCCATTCCCGATGAAGTCACCTTAC ATGGGGTCACCTTACATGGGGTCCCCATCGGGATTTAAGCCATTCTCTCCATACATGGGGTCACCATTTGCCATGAAGACTCCACCCGTAATGGGGGCCAAACCTGCCATGAAGCTCCACCCTATGGGCCAACCCCATAACTCACCTATGGGCACCTCTGATCCTCCCACCTCAACACAGGCTTAA
- the LOC119586741 gene encoding uncharacterized protein LOC119586741 gives MEVEVPLSVPMKSVAEMWALLVGVLCVGVVAGLPPAPVPFETCDQTLTPSECQLRKAECGVINSIMQPAGGPIVSVVHCSQVVGVPMNPAVFSTLGTSFLTSVPPSLPDYLRADPTSLAALRFCVLNSTGLLLPDGKIDRAQLLTKLDSQLYYVPSVAATVKDAVKTCPEPQVFKVQPFIACLRSACLTAPVPLPLSANELNPPSLDLTLASLPTSMPLPGYWAF, from the exons ATGGAGGTGGAGGTACCGCTCTCCGTCCCGATG aAAAGTGTGGCGGAGATGTGGGCGCTGTTGGTGGGAGTGCTTTGTGTGGGCGTGGTGGCTGGCCTGCCGCCCGCGCCCGTCCCTTTCG AGACATGCGACCAGACCTTGACCCCAAGTGAGTGCCAGCTGCGAAAGGCTGAGTGTGGAGTGATCAACAGCATCATGCAACCAGCTGGCGGGCCGATCGTCTCTGTGGTTCATTGCTCACAGGTGGTTGGTGTGCCTATGAACCCAGCTGTCTTCTCGACTCTAG GCACGTCCTTCCTGACGAGCGTTCCCCCCAGTCTGCCCGATTACCTTCGGGCAGATCCCACGTCCCTCGCCGCCCTCCGGTTCTGCGTCCTCAACTCCACCGGCCTC CTTCTACCTGACGGCAAAATCGACCGGGCGCAACTCCTTACCAAGCTTGACTCCCAGCTGTATTACGTGCCATCTGTGGCAGCGACTGTCAAGGATGCTGTCAAGACCTGTCCGGAGCCTCAGGTGTTTAAG gttcaGCCCTTCATCGCCTGCCTCAGGAGCGCCTGCCTGAccgcccccgtccccctccccctgagTGCCAACGAGCTCAACCCCCCCTCGCTGGATCTGACCCTCGCCAGCCTGCCCACCTCCATGCCCCTCCCTGGCTACTGGGCCTTCTAG